The sequence GTCACTAGCAGGCGCCAGATGCGGTCTAGGAATTTGCGCGCACCTTCTAGACCGTTTTCGTTCCATGCAATCGAAGCTTCTAGTGGTCCCATGAACATTTCATACAAACGAAGAGTATCTGCACCGTATTTTTCTACTACTTCATCTGGGTTAACGACATTCCCTCTAGATTTGGACATTTTTTCGTTATTTTCGCCAAGAATCATTCCTTGGTTAAATAGTTTTTGGAAAGGTTCTTTTGTCGGAACTACGCCGATATCGTACAAGAATTTATGCCAGAAACGTGCGTAAAGAAGGTGAAGGACAGCATGCTCTGCCCCGCCGATATAAACGTCAACTGGAAGCCATTCTGCTAGTTTTTCTTTGTCAGCAATTGCTTCGCTGTTTTTTGGATCGATATAACGCAAGAAATACCAGCTTGAGCCCGCCCATTGTGGCATGGTATTTGTTTCACGACGACCTTTTCGACCGTTTTCGTCTGTTACGTTTACCCAATCATGCAGGTTGGCAAGAGGAGATTCGCCTGTTCCTGATGGTTTGATTTCCGTTGCTTTTGGCAGAAGTAGTGGTAGTTCGTCTTCTGGTACAAGCGTTGTTTCGCCGTCTTCCCAGTGGATAACTGGAATTGGCTCACCCCAGTAACGTTGTCTACTAAACAACCAATCGCGCAAACGATACGTGATTTTACGACTACCGATGCCTTCTTTTTCTAGCCAATCAATTGCAGCAGTAATTGCTTCTGCTTTAGCCAGTCCGTTCAGGAAATCAGAGTTAATATGTGGTCCATCGCCAGTGAATGCTTCTTTTGTCACGTCACCGCCTTCAAGAACAGGACGAATATTCAAACCAAATTGTTGCGCGAATTCAAAGTCGCGTTCATCGTGGGCTGGTACGGCCATAATTGCACCTGTTCCATATTGAATCAACACATAGTCCGCAATCCAAATTGGCACTTCTTCGCCATTGATTGGATTAATTGCGTAAGCTCCTGTGAAGACGCCTGTTTTATCTTTTGCAAGATCGGTTCTTTCTAGCTCACTTTTAAGTTCTACTTGTTTTTTATAAGCTTCTACAGCTTCTTTTTGTTCTGGTGTAGTAATTTTTTCGATAAGTTCGTGTTCTGGTGCAAAAACAGTATATGTTGCGCCAAAAAGTGTATCTGGACGTGTTGTGAAGACATTAAACGTTTCATCGCTATCTTTAATTTTAAAAGTAACTTCTGCGCCTTCTGAACGACCAATCCAGTTACGTTGCATATCTTTAATATTTTCAGGCCAATCCACTAGATCAAGATCATCTAACAAACGATCTGCGTATGCGGTAATTTTAAGCATCCATTGACGCATTGGTTTACGGAAAACCGGGAAGCCACCGCGTTCACTTTTGCCATCAATAACTTCTTCATTGGCTAAAACT comes from Listeria monocytogenes and encodes:
- the leuS gene encoding leucine--tRNA ligase, yielding MTFNHKKMEPKWQQYWSEHNTFKTTEDKNKENFYALDMFPYPSGAGLHVGHPEGYTATDILSRMKRMQGKNVLHPIGWDAFGLPAEQYAIDTGNDPEEFTALNIANFTRQIKSLGFSYDWDREINTTDPEYYKWTQWIFEKLYENGLAYEAEIAVNWCPALGTVLANEEVIDGKSERGGFPVFRKPMRQWMLKITAYADRLLDDLDLVDWPENIKDMQRNWIGRSEGAEVTFKIKDSDETFNVFTTRPDTLFGATYTVFAPEHELIEKITTPEQKEAVEAYKKQVELKSELERTDLAKDKTGVFTGAYAINPINGEEVPIWIADYVLIQYGTGAIMAVPAHDERDFEFAQQFGLNIRPVLEGGDVTKEAFTGDGPHINSDFLNGLAKAEAITAAIDWLEKEGIGSRKITYRLRDWLFSRQRYWGEPIPVIHWEDGETTLVPEDELPLLLPKATEIKPSGTGESPLANLHDWVNVTDENGRKGRRETNTMPQWAGSSWYFLRYIDPKNSEAIADKEKLAEWLPVDVYIGGAEHAVLHLLYARFWHKFLYDIGVVPTKEPFQKLFNQGMILGENNEKMSKSRGNVVNPDEVVEKYGADTLRLYEMFMGPLEASIAWNENGLEGARKFLDRIWRLLVTDEGILAEKVTTDANANLEKAYHHMVKTVTNHYENLRFNTGISQLMIFINEAYKQDTIPKQYVEGFVQLLSPIAPHLAEELWEILGHTETISYVAWPTYDETKLVEDEVEIVLQVNGKVKSKITVAKSLEKEALEKIAQEDDKMKENLEGKTIRKVIVVPGKLVNIVAN